The window GAACAATTCAAGGGCTTCTGGAGATGTTGGGCATTCCTTATACAGGTTCCGGAGTATTGGCCAGCGCCCTGGCTCTGGATAAAGTTTATGCCAAAAAGGTTTTCAGTTACCATAACCTGCCTATGGCAAAATATAAGGTTCTTGAGAAAAGAGTGGAAACTCCTGGTGATATATTGGGAGAGTTGGACTATCCTGTAATTGTTAAGCCAGCCAGAGAAGGTTCAACTATTGGAGTGACTATAGTTCGAGAATCGAATGGTCTGGATAATGCTATAAATGTTGCTTTTGGGTATGGAAACAAGATATTAATTGAAGAATACATTCAAGGAAAAGAGATTACAGTAGGAATTTTGGGCGATGAATCTCTGCCAGTAATAGAAATTGTACCAAAAACAACATTTTATGACTATCAGGCAAAGTATGAACCGGGGATGTCGAAGCACATTGTGCCCGCTAAATTGCCCCCAGAACAGTACGAATTGGCCCAATCTCTGGCTCTTTCTGCTCACCGTGCCCTGGGCTGTAGAGGTGCTACTCGCGTAGATATGGTAATGGACGGAAAAGGCAAAATTTACCTCTTAGAAATTAATACAATTCCCGGGATGACTGAGACCAGTCTCCTGCCAGAAGCTGCAGCTGTGACAGGGGTGAATTTTAAACAACTGGTGGTTAAGATTCTATCCTATGCTTTAGATTGAGGGTTGATGGACATTGAAAGTTAAAAGATGGCAGGAAAGAATTTTATGGAAAAGGCGATTCTTTAGAGTTTTGAGGTTCACTCTGTTATCGGTTACGCTTCTTTTTTCAGGATATGGAATTTACAACTTTCTCAGTTACTCTCCTTATTTTAAAATAAAAAAAATAAGGATAGAAGGTAACCAGGATATTGATAGAAAGGATATTCTCTCGCTACTGGATATAAAAAAAGGGGATAATATATTTAAAGTTAAATTAAGACAGGCAAAAAGAGGGTTAAGAAGTTTAAAACAAATTAAGGAGATAGATATCCATC is drawn from bacterium and contains these coding sequences:
- a CDS encoding D-alanine--D-alanine ligase, producing the protein MKEILDKLKTKKIGVLCGGSSQEREISLRTGEAIYKALVFLGLTVSKLDVGRDIALRLAKEGIDLAFIALHGKLGEDGTIQGLLEMLGIPYTGSGVLASALALDKVYAKKVFSYHNLPMAKYKVLEKRVETPGDILGELDYPVIVKPAREGSTIGVTIVRESNGLDNAINVAFGYGNKILIEEYIQGKEITVGILGDESLPVIEIVPKTTFYDYQAKYEPGMSKHIVPAKLPPEQYELAQSLALSAHRALGCRGATRVDMVMDGKGKIYLLEINTIPGMTETSLLPEAAAVTGVNFKQLVVKILSYALD